One Mycoplasmopsis bovigenitalium genomic window, CCTCAATAAAGTCATTTGCACCAAGTGTTACTGTAATTAAGTTTGCATTTTTCAGAGCTAAAACACTTCTTTGATAGTGAACTTCAAAGTTTCTTCCAAATCTGCCAATTACTGTTTTAAACTCGCTTTGACTTAAATTTTTTGCATCACCTTTAGATTTAAAAAGCAGGTTTCACTCATGGAATTTTGATCCTGTTACAGCAAGATTATTAAATGAATCTAAACGGTTAATTTCATTGAAAAAACTTGCTAAATATGCAGGGTACGATAGCCCGGTTACTGTTTTAGTTTCTTTATTGAATTCGCCTGGATAATCTCTATCTAGAGTAGCAACAAAACCAGCAGAAATAGAATCACCAAGTGCAACATATTTGATGTTTGATTTTGAATTTATGTGTTTATTCGACAATTGACGGTCAGAAACTTTTATTCTATTAGACTTGTTTTGTTTACCATCTATTTTATTTCTATCTTGTTGACTTGTTTTTTTAGGATCATCTCCAATTGAAATTGGATTATTATCACCAGGATTGTGAGTGGTATTTGTATTTTTCTTTATATCACTTGAGTGTTTAAGTGTTTTTTCTTTTGTAGGTATAAAACTTATCGTGGTAGCGATTCCAGCTACACCAATAGCAACTCCACCTATTACCAATGCAGCTTTCAATTTCTTAGATTTCATATATTAACCAACTTTCAATTAATATTAAATTTAGATATTAATTATACATAATATAATGCAAATGAATAAAAAAACAACGCGTTACAGGCGCGTTGGACTACAATGGAAATTGAGACAAGCATTATAAAATGCCATTAGATAAAAAACTTACATCATAGCGTTATGCAACATTGCCGTAGCATTATTGCTTAATTATTATAGAATTATTGCCATAAAATTTTTAATTTGTAATAAAAAAAATGAATATTTTATGGTATTGTTCCCATATTAAAAAGCCCAGTGTGAACTAGGCTTTAAAAATTTTATCTCCAACTTTAACTTCAACACCTGTTTCAATTGTTAGTTGTTCACATTCAATATTGCAGCTTTGTAAAATTTTTCTTGCAATTTCACCATCTTCAGTATCGTGATATTTGTCACTTTCATAAACTACCTTGCTAATGCCTGCTTGAACAATTGTTTTAGCACAGTTTGAACAAGGGTATAATGAGGTAAAAATTGTTCCGTTCTTTGTTTTACCAAAAGCATTGATAATTGCATTGACTTCGGCATGAACAACATATGGATATTTAGTATCTTTTGTTGTGTCAGCACTTCTGTCTCAAGGGAATATTTCGTCAATACCTTTTGGCATCCCGTTATATCCAAGGCCAACAACCTTATGGTCGTTGTCAATTATGCAAGCCCCCACTTGTGTACTTGGATCTTTTGAACGCAAAGCCGATACTTTTGCTAAGGCCATAAAATAGCCATTTCAATACAGCGAATCTTTTTTCATGACCTTATTATACTACTATAATATAGCAAATATTTTTTTCTAAAATGTTTGTTTTTGAATTGAAAAAGTCAAAAAAAACAAGAAAAATAATTTCAAAGTAGTATCGATATTTAGAATATAATTTAAAATATAAATAATTATAGGAGGGGATAATGGCAAAATTTGAAAGAGACCCAATAACATGTCAAGAAAGAATTAATAAAAGAAGGGAATTGCTTGCAAAATTACATGAAGAAAATTTGCAAATTCTTATCAATCCATCTAAACAATCTGAATTCATTGATGAAATGGCTGAAAAAGATTGTAATCACCCTGAATGTTTATTAAATAAAAATGCAATTACTACAGAAGAAAAGTCAAAGATAAAATTTTACAATTTCATCACAATTCTTTTTTGCTTAATAACAATTTTGATGCTAACAATTTTAGCTGTGTTTATTGGTAGGGTAGGTAATTAGTATGAATGAATTGTTAATACCTATTTTAGTTATAGTTTCATTGATTTTATTATTGAATTTGCTTCCAAAAATTATTCTATTTTCGAAAAGTAAATTTGTAAAAAAACGTTTTGAAAAACTAGGAAGTAGCACACAAATCAGATTGATAAATCAATTAAGAGAAGCTGTGGAACATTTTTCAAAAAATAAGGTTGGGGCCTTAATTACTATTGAAAACACTGATAATCTTGACAGTTTAAGAACTGATGGAATTATATTGAATGCTGATATTAGTTCTTCTTTACTGATTTCTGTTTTCAATAAGGAATCACCTTTACATGATGGAGCCGTTATTATCCGAAATAATAAAATTTATTATGCAGCAACATTTTATAAAATTTCAAAAAAATCAATTGAAAACCAATATGGAGCACGCCACAGAGCGGCAATGGGT contains:
- a CDS encoding deoxycytidylate deaminase: MKKDSLYWNGYFMALAKVSALRSKDPSTQVGACIIDNDHKVVGLGYNGMPKGIDEIFPWDRSADTTKDTKYPYVVHAEVNAIINAFGKTKNGTIFTSLYPCSNCAKTIVQAGISKVVYESDKYHDTEDGEIARKILQSCNIECEQLTIETGVEVKVGDKIFKA
- a CDS encoding diadenylate cyclase encodes the protein MNELLIPILVIVSLILLLNLLPKIILFSKSKFVKKRFEKLGSSTQIRLINQLREAVEHFSKNKVGALITIENTDNLDSLRTDGIILNADISSSLLISVFNKESPLHDGAVIIRNNKIYYAATFYKISKKSIENQYGARHRAAMGISEVCDALTIIVSEETGDVKFVKNGTFFKIRVEQFQEQLIKYLKD